In the Flavobacterium acetivorans genome, one interval contains:
- a CDS encoding polysaccharide deacetylase family protein, with product MSVKKKLASIVGATFIPEMINKMYKGTKIVFYHGVIDKPIKNTIIQANQMSFTDFKKQIEYLDKNFEIISIDEFKYRFENRVLKGREVVITFDDGYKNNLTVVAPYLNKKNIPYTIYICPLLTERNLRVPTYYARSSIYSGRLKEINIPILRKVYNVETEESKNIANKELIDIIKTSRRELVNEIIEDIKSNFSYEGLIEMNNDFESEEMLTVDEIKQLAAFPNCTIASHCDDHSILHQQQSEETIKNQLIASRDKIINWVGKCDYFAFPNGNKDSVCDYSIEQVAKVYKMGFAVNGKNVSYNDNFGYISRFSLAPNFYAFKVQVLILSNL from the coding sequence ATGAGTGTTAAAAAGAAATTGGCATCAATAGTAGGGGCAACATTTATACCCGAGATGATAAACAAAATGTACAAAGGGACTAAGATTGTTTTTTATCACGGGGTTATAGACAAGCCTATAAAAAACACTATTATTCAAGCTAACCAAATGTCTTTTACAGATTTTAAAAAGCAGATTGAATATCTTGATAAGAATTTTGAGATTATTAGTATTGATGAATTTAAATATAGATTTGAAAATAGAGTTTTAAAAGGGAGAGAGGTAGTAATTACGTTTGATGATGGATATAAAAACAACTTAACAGTTGTAGCTCCTTATTTAAACAAAAAGAACATACCCTATACTATTTATATTTGTCCTTTGTTGACGGAACGTAATTTAAGGGTGCCAACTTATTATGCAAGATCGTCTATTTATTCAGGTAGATTGAAGGAAATTAATATACCTATATTAAGGAAAGTTTATAATGTTGAGACAGAAGAATCAAAAAACATTGCTAATAAAGAATTGATTGATATTATAAAAACTTCTAGAAGAGAATTGGTTAATGAAATAATAGAAGATATAAAATCAAATTTTAGTTATGAGGGATTGATTGAAATGAATAATGATTTTGAATCAGAGGAAATGTTAACAGTCGATGAAATTAAGCAATTAGCTGCTTTTCCAAATTGTACTATCGCTTCCCATTGTGATGATCATTCAATATTGCATCAACAACAATCAGAAGAAACAATAAAAAATCAACTTATTGCCAGTAGAGATAAAATTATAAACTGGGTTGGGAAATGTGATTATTTTGCTTTTCCAAATGGTAATAAAGATTCGGTATGTGATTATTCTATAGAACAAGTAGCTAAGGTATATAAAATGGGATTTGCTGTAAATGGTAAAAATGTCAGCTATAATGACAATTTTGGGTATATATCAAGATTTAGTTTAGCCCCTAATTTTTATGCTTTTAAAGTTCAAGTTTTAATTCTTAGTAATTTATAG
- a CDS encoding acyltransferase, with protein sequence MKVIIRKANSLIKTFLLYKIFRYWVILNFISPKLRSVILRFCGAKVGKGVYFSNGIYIDNNAEHLEVGNDVLFSPNITILFHKRNMKEYEKGKLIKTVSHQKSKVIIGDGASIGTNVLILPGVKIGEGAVIGAGTVVSKDVPAWHLAVGNPMKVIKEY encoded by the coding sequence ATGAAAGTGATTATTAGGAAAGCGAATAGTTTGATAAAAACATTTTTACTGTATAAAATTTTTAGGTATTGGGTAATACTGAATTTTATTTCTCCCAAACTTAGAAGTGTAATTTTAAGATTTTGTGGAGCAAAAGTAGGTAAAGGAGTTTATTTTTCTAATGGTATTTATATCGATAATAATGCAGAGCATTTAGAAGTTGGGAATGACGTATTGTTTTCACCAAATATAACGATACTTTTTCACAAAAGAAATATGAAAGAATATGAAAAAGGAAAATTAATAAAAACGGTTTCTCATCAGAAAAGTAAAGTAATAATAGGAGATGGTGCCTCAATTGGTACTAATGTTTTAATATTGCCAGGAGTAAAAATTGGAGAAGGAGCTGTTATTGGTGCAGGTACAGTTGTGAGCAAAGATGTGCCGGCCTGGCATTTAGCAGTAGGCAATCCAATGAAAGTTATCAAAGAGTATTAA
- a CDS encoding lipopolysaccharide biosynthesis protein, producing the protein MSQNDIGKLTLIGVGWSFVEKFIGYFIQFLFTILLARLLVPEDFGLVGLLVVFTAVSQVFIDSGFTQTLIQNKSLDNKDYSSVFYFNVVIAVFIYLVLFFLAPYIADYYKDERLIDIARVSFITLIVNSFSIVPNAIIQKEMDFKILAKRTLIANILAGIVAVFFAFYGAGVWSLALQILLSSIFKTLLLWFSIKWRPLRYFSLEPIKILYKFSLNIMFSSLLDTLVSNAPVLIIGKYYNKTTLGYFSQSYNLQSIPSNALVAVIRNVTFSAMSKIQDDDNRLNGYFLETQNIAFYIIFNSFVFLSISSNEFVRLLLGSNWIQTIEYFKYLCFVGAFLPVYNLGMNILLVKKKGRDYLVTNIYKRIVTIVLVLSTITFSIRILIFGQIAAVIINSFITMYMTQKTISLSMLNQLKGLYKSFLIGVLIYMFFFFIEKYISFGLIVNLILKVFLFLILFLLLSHLTKHTVFTTFLKKVKR; encoded by the coding sequence ATGAGTCAGAATGATATTGGGAAATTAACATTAATTGGGGTTGGCTGGAGTTTTGTAGAAAAGTTTATCGGTTACTTCATACAATTTTTGTTTACAATACTTCTTGCTCGACTGCTAGTTCCTGAAGATTTTGGATTAGTAGGATTGTTAGTTGTTTTTACTGCTGTTTCTCAAGTTTTTATTGATAGTGGATTTACACAAACTTTGATTCAAAACAAAAGTTTAGATAATAAAGATTATAGTTCAGTATTTTATTTTAATGTTGTAATAGCTGTTTTTATTTATTTGGTTCTTTTTTTTTTAGCTCCATATATAGCAGATTATTATAAAGATGAAAGACTGATAGATATAGCAAGAGTATCTTTTATAACGTTAATTGTAAATTCATTTTCAATTGTTCCTAATGCAATAATACAAAAGGAAATGGATTTTAAAATATTAGCTAAAAGGACACTTATAGCTAATATTTTAGCTGGGATTGTTGCCGTATTTTTTGCTTTTTATGGAGCCGGAGTTTGGTCTTTAGCATTACAAATTTTATTATCAAGTATTTTTAAAACGCTATTATTGTGGTTTAGTATTAAATGGAGACCTTTGAGGTACTTTAGCTTGGAGCCTATTAAAATTCTGTATAAGTTTAGTTTAAACATAATGTTTTCGTCGCTTTTAGATACCTTAGTTTCTAATGCTCCTGTTTTAATAATTGGAAAGTATTATAATAAAACAACATTAGGGTATTTTAGTCAATCTTATAATTTACAAAGTATACCATCTAATGCTTTGGTCGCCGTAATTAGGAATGTTACTTTTTCCGCAATGTCGAAGATACAAGATGACGATAATAGACTAAATGGATATTTTTTAGAAACACAAAATATTGCTTTTTATATAATTTTTAACTCATTTGTTTTTTTGTCAATTTCATCAAATGAATTCGTTAGGTTGTTGTTAGGGAGTAATTGGATACAAACAATTGAATATTTTAAATATTTATGTTTTGTGGGAGCTTTTCTACCAGTTTATAATCTAGGAATGAACATACTTTTGGTAAAGAAAAAAGGAAGAGATTATCTTGTAACAAATATCTATAAAAGAATTGTTACAATAGTTTTAGTCTTAAGTACAATCACATTTAGTATTAGAATTTTAATTTTTGGGCAAATAGCCGCTGTTATAATAAATTCATTTATAACAATGTATATGACACAGAAAACGATTAGTTTATCTATGTTAAATCAATTAAAAGGATTGTATAAATCTTTTTTAATAGGTGTTCTAATTTATATGTTTTTCTTTTTTATTGAAAAATATATAAGTTTTGGGTTAATAGTTAACTTAATTTTAAAAGTTTTTTTATTTCTGATTTTATTTTTACTATTATCTCATTTAACTAAGCATACAGTATTTACAACGTTTTTAAAAAAAGTAAAAAGATGA